agattgcatcatctgtggatctgtttgggcggtatgcaaattggagtgggtctagggtttctgggataacggtgttgatgtgagccatgaccagcctttcaaagcacttcatggctactgacgtgagtgctacgggtctgtagtcatttaggcaggctaccttagtgttcttgggcacagggactatggtggtctgcttgaaacatgttggtattacagactcaatcagggacatgttgaaaatgtcagtgaagacacctgccagttggtcagcacatgcccggagcacacgtcctggtaatccatctggccccgcagccttgtgtatgttgacctgtttaaaggtcttactcacatcggctacggagagcgtgatcacacagtcgtcccgaacaactgatgctctcatgcatgcctcagttttgcttgcctcgaagcgagcatagaagtgatttagctcgtctggtaggcttgtgtcactgggcagctcgcggctgtgcttccctttgtagtctgtaatagtttgcaagccctgccacataagccaagcgtcggagccggtgtagtatgattcaatcttagccctgtattgacgctttgcctgtttgatggtttgtcgcagggcatagcaggatttcttgtaagcttccgggttagagtcccacaccttgaaagcggcagctctacctgttagctcagtgcgaatgttgcctgtaatccatggcttatggttggggtatgtacgtacagtcactgtggggacgacgtcctcgatgcacttattgataaagccagtgactgatgtggtgtactcctcattgtcatcggaagaatcccggaacatgttccagtctgtgaaaGATGGGGTTGAAAATGCATAATTTTATGCCTTGAGAAAAACCTTTGACATTTTGAGTAAATTTGCATGTgtcatgtgtgggtgtgtgacagACAAaaatatgtgtgtgagagagaggcaaCAAACCCAGATAGCACAGATACCTCTGCACAACGGATGTACATATGATGCATTGAGCAGTTTAGACATGGTTTGCTCATGGCAAGATGTCTCAAAGATGTGTGTAGAATGCCTACATTCTAAATTCTACAGTTCTACATCGTTTAGACGTCGGCCAGGCGTCAACATTCTATTCTGATGTCTGCAATGTTTAACCAATATGCAAACGTTCTCCACACTACATATTCCCAACACATTTTGATATGTCAGCCAAAGCTGTTTGTGTTTACTTGTAATGGAGGTCTCTATAGCAACAGCATAAAATAGCTTGGGATTTATTATACTGCATACTGGCAGTGGCAATGTCCACGAACAATATAGTAATAATGTGTTTGATAGTGACAACTAACCCCACATTCTATATGACATCCATCGCCACCACTTTCTCCAATGCTAATTAAGATTTTTATTTGTGATTGCATTtgttaaggatccccattagttcctgccaaggcagcagctactcttcctggggtccagcaacattaaggcagttacataccgtttaaaatattacatgacattacatttcataacactttacccAATACTTTTACTGAGTTGCCTCGGGGCACTACTCCACtatcacatatttacaatacaacatcaactaacctgtacccctgcacactgactcgttaccggtgccccctgtatatagcctcgttattcttattgtattactttttactttagtctacatggtaaatattttcttaactcttccgTAACTGcactattggttaagggcttgtaagtaagcatttcactgtaaagtctacacttgttgtattcggcgcatgtgacaaataaagtttgatttgaacatGTTTGTAGAGTGCACGTCTTATCATTTGGAAgtatgtctgtgcctgtgtgtgtctcttcacagtccctgctgttccataaggtgtatttctaCTGATTCTACTGcatgcatcagttacctgatgtggaatagagcaAACCCCAAGCCTacatttatttatctaggcaagtcagttaattaagaacaaattattatttacaatgacggcctaggaacagtggcttaactgccttgttcaggggcggaatgacatattttttaccttgtcagctctgggattcgatctagcaacctttcggttactagttcaacgctctaaccattaggctacctgccaccccttgatggtaatagcgctcaccGTTGCCCATAGTGGTTGGTTTTGAAGTAATATCTCGACGTCCTGCTTACCTGGACGGACTGCAAATTTTTGCAACCTGGCTAGGGGAATGTTGTTTATCAGGATGAGAGGTTGATGGGGAGGAGAATGGTTGTTTATCAGGATGAGAGGATGATGGGGGGGAGAATGTTGTTTATCAGGATGAGAGGATGATGGGGAGGAGAATGTTGTTTATCAGGATGAGAGGATGATGGGGAGGAGAATGGTTGTTTATCAGGATGAGAGGATGATGGGGAGGAGAATGGTTGTTTATCAGGATGAGAGGGTGATGGGGAGGAGAATGTTGTTTATCAGGATGAGAGGATGATGGGGAGGAGAATGGTTGTTTATCAGGATGAGAGGATGATGGGGAGGAGAATGGTTGTTTATCAGGATGAGAGGATGATGGGGAGGAGAATGGTTGTTTATCAGGATGAGAGGATGATGGGGAGGAGAATGGTTGTTTATCAGGATGAGAGGATGATGGGGAGGAGAATGGTTGTTTATCAGGATGAGAGGGTGATGGGGAGGAGAATGTTGTTTATCAGGATGAGAGGATGATGGGGAGGAGAATGGTTGTTTATCAGGATGGGAGGATGATGGGGAGGAGAATGGTTGTTTATCAGGATGAGAGGATGATGGGGAGGAGAATGGTTGTTTATCAGGATGAGAGGATGATGGGGAGGAGAATGGTTGTTTATCAGGATGAGAGGATGATGGGGAGGAGAATGGTTGTTTATCAGGATGAGAGGATGATGGGGAGGAGAATGTTGTTTATCAGGATGAGAGGATGATGGGGAGGAGAATGGTTGTTTATCAGGATGAGAGGATGATGGGGAGGAGAATGGTGAAGAGCAGACAGActaagatatacacacacacacactagttgcAGGTATTTCCCAACCTCTCGTGGTATGACATCTATGAGAGGAAAGGGGTAATTGATGCAGGTTTGAAGCTAAACAGCGCTGGTGCAACCATGGACATTATCTTTTGCATACCAAACTGGTTGTGAAAGAAGCACTTGTAGAGACAGACTGTTTTGACATCAGCAAGGCTTTTTATAATGCAGGCAGAATGTATGCCTATGTGTGacagtgtttgtgtctgtgtgtccttgaTGTAGCTGGTGTGTTgcgatatgtgtgtgtatatgactgtatgtgtgtctccTCCAGCTGCTGTTCTACTCGGTGGTGAAGACTCTGTACACTCTGGGCCACAGTCTCTCCCTCATCGCTCTCATCACCTCTACACTCATTCTCTGTCTGTTCAggtaaccaacacacacacacatagagacacacacacacatgctttgtgAAAGGAGTAGTGTTTTGGCAAGTTGTGTGCTTTTCTGTTTTTAATACGGGGGTTATCAAGGATCCTTCTGGATGTTTATATTTCCCATAATTCACTTATAGACACCGTTAATAAACATTCTTATCATGACCCCATGTCttatgtgtgagtttgtgtgtgtgtgtgtgttgtgtgtgcgtgcgtgcgtgtgttgtgcgtgcgtgtatgcgtgcgtgtgtgtgtgagtgtgtgtgtgtgtgtgtttgtatgtaggagGCTCCACTGTACTAGGAACTACATCCATGTGAACCTGTTTGTGTCGTTCATCTTGCGAGCTGTGGCCGTGCTGGTTAAAGACTCTGTTATCTTCTCCCATAATGAAAACACTGACTGTAGCACGCAGCCCTCACTGGTGAGATTCCCACTGTATATTGCAAAATGTATGCCAATGTCTGTCTCCAAGTACTGTCTCCAATATCTGTCTCCAATGTCTGTCTCCAAGGACTGTCTCCAATATCTGTCTCCAATGTCTGTCTCCAAGTACTGTCTCCAATATCTGTCTCCAATGTCTGTCTTCAATGTCTGTCTCCAAGGACTGTCTCCAATGTCTGTCTCCAATGTCTGTCTCCAAGGACTGTCGCCAATGTCTGTCTCCAATGACTATCTCCAATGTCTGTCTCCAAGTACTGTCTCCAATGTCTGTCTCCAAGGACTGTCTCAAATGTCTGTCTCCAAGGGCTGTCGCCAATGTCTGTCTCTAATGACTATCTCCAATGTCTGTCTCCAAGGACTGTCTCCAATGTCTGTCTCCAATGTCTGTCTCCAATGACTCTCTCCAATGACTGTCTCCAATGTTTGTCTCCAATGTCTGTCTCCAAGGGCTGTCGCCAATGTCTGTCTCCAATGACTATCTCCAATGTCTGTCTCCAAGGACTGTCTCCAATGTCTGTCTCCAATGTCTGTCTCCAATGACTCTCTCCAATGACTGTCTCCAATGTTTGTCTCCAATGTCTGTCTCCAATGACTGTCTCCAATATCTGTCTCCAATATCTGTCTCCAATGTCTGTCTCCAATGTCTGTCTCCAATGACTGTCTCCAATGACTGTCTCTAATGTCTGTCTCCAATGTCTGTCTCCAATGTCTGTCTCCAATGACTGTCTCCAATGTCTGTCTCCAATGTCTGTCTCCAATGTCTGTCTCCAATGTCTGTCTCCAATGTCTGTCTCCAATGTCTGTCTCCAAGGACCGtctcccatgtctctctccaaTGTCTGTCTCCAATGTCTGTCTCCAATGTCTGTCTCCAATGTCTGTCTCCAATGACTGTCTCCAATGTCTGTCTCCAAAGACTGTCTCCAATGTCTGTCTCCAATGACTGTCTCCAATGTCTGTCTCCAATGTCTGTCTCCAATGACTGTTTCCAATGTCTGTCTCCAATGACTGTCTCCAATGTCTGTCTCCAAAGACTGTCTCCAATGTCTGTCTCCAATGTCTGTCTCCAATAACTGTTTCCAATGTCTGTCTCCAATGACTGTCTCCAATGTCTGTCTCCAATGACTGTTTCCAATGACTGTCTCCAATGACTATCTCCAATGTCTGTCTCCAAGGACCGtctcccatgtctctctccaaTGTCTGTCTCCAATGTCTGTCTCCAATGTCTGTCTCCAATGACTGTCTCCAATGTCTGTCTCCAAAGACTGTCTCCAATGTCTGTCTCCAATGACTGTCTCCAATGTCTGTCTCCAATGTCTGTCTCCAATGACTGTCTCCAATGTCTGTCTCCAATGACTGTCTCCAATGTCTGTCTCCAAAGACTGTCTCCAATGTCTGTCTCCAATGTCTGTCTCCAATGACTGTTTCCAATGTCTGTCTCCAATGACTGTCTCCAATGTCTGTCTCCAATGACTATCTCCAATGACTGTCTCCAAGGACCGtctcccatgtctctctccaaTGTCTGTCTCCAATGTCTGTCTCCAATGTCTGTCTCCAATGTCTGTCTCCAAAGACTGTCTCCAATGTCTGTCTCCAATGTCTGTCTCCAAGGACCGtctcccatgtctctctccaaTGTCTGTCTCCAATGTCTGTCTCCAATGACTGTCTCCAATGTCTGTCTCCAATGTCTGTCTCCAATGTCTGTCTCCAATGTCTGTCTCCAATGTCTGTCTCCAAGGACCGtctcccatgtctctctccaaTGTCTGTCTCCAATGTCTGTCTCCAATGTCTGTCTCCAATGTCTGTCTCCAATGACTGTCTCCAATGTCTGTCTCCAATATCTGTCTCCAATGTCTGTCTCCAATGTCTGTCTCCAAAGACTGTCTCCAATATCTGTCTCCAATATCTGTCTCCAATGTCTGTCTCCAATGTCTGTCTCCAATGACTGTCTCCAATGTCTGTCTCCAATGTCTGTCTCCAATGACTGTTTCCAATGTCTGTCTCCAATGTCTGTCTCCAAAGACTGTCTCCAATGTCTGTCTCCAATGACTGTCTCCAAGGGCTGTCGCCAATGTCTGTCTCCAAGGGCTATCTCCAATGTCTGTCTCCAAGGACTGTCTCCAATGTCTGTCTCCAATGACTGTCTCCAATGTCTGTCTCCAATGTCTGTCTCCAATGTCTGTCTCCAATGACTGTCTCCAATGTCTGTCTCCAATGTCTGTCTCCAATGACTGTCTCCAATGTCTGTCTCCAATGTCTGTCTCCAATGACTGTCTCCAATGTCTGTCTCCAATGTCTGTCTCCAATGTCTGTCTCCAATGTCTGTCTCCAATGACTGTCACCAATGTCTCTCTCCAATATCTGTCTCCAATGACTGTCTCCAATGTCTGTCTCCAATATCTGTCTCCAATGACTGTCACCAATGTCTCTCTCCAATATCTGTCTCCAATGACTGTCTCCAATATCTGTCTCCAATATCTGTCTCCAATGACTGTCTCCGAGTACAGTGTGAAAGTATTACTACAGTAGTAAAATGTGTTGTTTGTAGTTGTGAAGTCAATCTAACATTGTGTAACTAACATGGCTaactactctgtgtgtgtgtgtgtgtgtgtgtgtgtgtgtgtgtgtgtgtgtgtgtgtgtgcgtgcgtgcgtgcgtgcgtgcgtgcgtgcgtgcgtgcgtgcgtgcgattaACTATTTCATCATGGCTaactactctgtgtgtgtgtgtgtgtgtgtgcgtgtgtgtgtgtgtgtgtgtgtgtgtgtgtgtgtgtgtgtgtgtgtgtgtgtgtgtgtgtgtgtgtgtgtgtctgtgtgtgtctgtgtgtgtgtctgtgtgtgtgtgtgtgtgtgtgttaggtgggcTGTAAGGTCAGTTTGGTGATGTTTAACTATTTCATCATGGCTAACTTCTTCTGGCTGCTGGTGGAAGGCCTCTACCTACACACTCTGCTCCTCGTCACCTACGCATACACACACCTCGCTGTCTACCTCGCCATCGGCTggggtaagaacacacacacactctgtaacCATGGCCATGAGCCAGAGGGTTTTATCCCAGTATAACAAATGAAATAGTCTAAAcactgttgtaatgtcctctctctctctcgctgctctctGTTTGTCCAAAGTCTCTTCCTGGACTAGTTGTTAGTACTTCATCCTTCAGCCCCTGACAGAAACCATCCATTGTGTTAATGTTCCCTGTGTTTAGCAGGTTATGGTTGAGTATTATAGAGtgtgtctatggtgtttagttTATAGGCTGCTATTTAGTGGAAGTCTCAAAGAAGTctggtttcctctctctctctctctctctctctctctctctctctctctctctctctctctctctctctctctctctctctctctctctctcccccctctctctctctctctcccactgatcCTCTCGCTTCCTACCTCTTTCccacctaccccctctctctgggtgtgtttttatctctctctctctttctctctcctctctctctgtgtgtgtgtgtgtgtcacccagGGTTACCCTCAGTATTTCTTGTGGTCTGGGTCTTCTGTAGGATCTATCTGGAAGACACCGGGTGAGTCTGCTCTGACATCATCAACATGAGCCTGACCTTCTCACTAGTCAACAGGGGACTTatcaatgtgtgtatgtgtgtgtgtgtgtgtgtgtgtgtgtgtgtgtgtgtgtgtgtgtgtgtgtgtgtgtgtgtgtgtgtgtgtgtgtgtgtgtgtgtgtgtgtgtgtgtgtgtgtgtgtgtgtgtgtgtgcgtgcgtgcgtgcgtgcgtgcgtgcgtgtgtgtgtgtgtgtaggtgctggGAGAGGAATGACATCCCCACCCCTTGGAGGGTGATCAACTGGCCCATAATGGCGTCTGTGATAGTGAGTATCAGTAGAGCCGTCATGTCATCTCCCAGTATCAGCAAGCCCTTTGAGTCACTGAACAAACTAGGAGAAACAGAAATGTTCTGCTGTCTCCATTAGAGCCAATAACAGGGACTCATGTAATGCTTATTCTAATGGAGGTCTGTTGTCTGTTTCTTGTCATCCTCTGTCAGATCAACTTTGTTCTTTTTATCAGTATCATCCGTATTCTAGTCCAGAAACTACGCTGCTCTGACATGGGCGGGAACGACCAATCACAATACAGGTACTCTCTCAACAACCAATCACAATACAGGTATGAACAActgatcaaatgttttatttaagcTTATTTAAACTTATAAAACAAAGTGAATTCTGCACTCCAGAAACAATCTGAGCACTACCACAACATACACTCACCGGCCAAATTGTTAGGTacacccctttgcctccagaacagcctaaattcttTGGAGCATGGATTCTGCAAGTCGGGAAAACATTCCACAGTGATGCTGTTCCATACTGACGCGATGGCATCACGCATATGCAGCAGATTAGAAGGCGGTACACCACCGCCAATCAGACTGTACGGTTGACACCAGGCAGGTCCATGGACTCATGGTGCTTACTCCAAATTGTTGGACcagacgatcataccacgctcaaagtcacttaggtcactcgttttgcccattttaacgttcaatcgaacagtaactgaatgcctcgatgcctgtctgcctgctttatatagcaagccacggccatgtgactcactgtctgtaggagcaatcCATTTTCGTGAactgggtggtgtacctaataaactggccaatatatatatatatatatatatatatatatatatatatatatatatatatacactctgtcacacacacctgTGTGTTGCAGGCGTCTGGCTAAGTCCACCCTGCTGTTGATCCCTCTCTTTGGAGTCAACTACATGGTGTTTGTCTACCTGGTGGAGACAGAGAGCGATGGGATGGAGGAGTACAAGATTCTGTTTGACCTGGTACTGGGGTCCTTCCAGGTATACCTTAACCCCTTATCTTTAACCTTTAacccccctaactctaaccctatccaGGTTAACCCAGGTCTAGGATCTTTCTATATATGCATATATATGTTCCACATGGTGTTGTAATAAGTTTATGacatgtatagtgtgtatagaaGCTGTTGATGTTGCCGTATGCTGTGTGTCCTCTAGGGCCTGATGGTAGCCATCCTCTACTGCTTCCTCAACACCGAGGTCAGTCAGCTCAATGTAATATTACATTTAACCTCAAAATGTTCTCTGTAACCATACTCTCtaagtttttgtgtgtgtgtgtgtgtgtgcgtgcgtgcgcaggTCCAGGGGGAGCTGAAGTTGAAGTGGAGGAGTGTGTCGTTGAAGCGCTACATGTGGAGGGACTACCGTCTACACAGGGGGTCAATCAGCCATAACGGGACTGATAACTCCACCCACTTCCAGCGTAACTCCAGAGCCCAATCCATCCTGCAGACAGAGACCACCTCACTGTGACACGACAGTAGTTCCAGCTGTGTAACCCCGGACTCTTTCTTTGACCCCGAAAGTAGATCTGGGTTCAATCAACCAGTCAATCAAACAATACAAGTTGAGGTGAAACTGAAAAGAGGAACATTTGTAACAGAGATAGAGATATTTCAAGATATTTGCTTGTTTGATAAACGGATTAACTTTTACCACAGTGCCAAGAGAGGCTGGATGTTTCATTCCATACTGTGGGTCTCTTGAGGAGCTGTCCATGctgccacagtgtgtgtgtgtgtgtgtgtgtgtgtgtgtgtgtgtgtgtgtgtgtgtgtgtgtgtgtgtgtgtgtgtgtgtgtgtgtgtgtgtgtgtgtgtgtgtgtgtgtgtgtgtgtgtgtgtgtgtgtgtgtgtgtgtgtgtcttcagaaGCTACCTAAAGGTCTCTATAGAACATCATATATCCTATGTTTATGAGACAGAAGCCTGAAGCATTTCTGTTTTCCACTGGAATGGGTTTGGCATTCCAggtattgcacacacacacacacacacacacacacacacacacacacacacacacacaca
This region of Salvelinus alpinus chromosome 8, SLU_Salpinus.1, whole genome shotgun sequence genomic DNA includes:
- the LOC139583507 gene encoding vasoactive intestinal polypeptide receptor 2-like isoform X2 codes for the protein MSSAKCDKTPRCAWTFRSTTCSCAPCNHGAVTGRSAVPRALPFTCVSGRNPTCHFLWELQRAELVCHYELKKQSMEPAGCGGLWDNISCWAPAAVGEVVTLSCPPALTHLFGRQGNISRNCTEAGWSDVYPSLSTVCWSSDNKPNMLLFYSVVKTLYTLGHSLSLIALITSTLILCLFRRLHCTRNYIHVNLFVSFILRAVAVLVKDSVIFSHNENTDCSTQPSLVGCKVSLVMFNYFIMANFFWLLVEGLYLHTLLLVTYAYTHLAVYLAIGWGLPSVFLVVWVFCRIYLEDTGCWERNDIPTPWRVINWPIMASVIINFVLFISIIRILVQKLRCSDMGGNDQSQYRRLAKSTLLLIPLFGVNYMVFVYLVETESDGMEEYKILFDLVLGSFQGLMVAILYCFLNTEVQGELKLKWRSVSLKRYMWRDYRLHRGSISHNGTDNSTHFQRNSRAQSILQTETTSL
- the LOC139583507 gene encoding vasoactive intestinal polypeptide receptor 2-like isoform X4, which produces MERSRVGLLFLALCLLRVKVSGRNPTCHFLWELQRAELVCHYELKKQSMEPAGCGGLWDNISCWAPAAVGEVVTLSCPPALTHLFGRQGNISRNCTEAGWSDVYPSLSTVCWSSDNKPNMLLFYSVVKTLYTLGHSLSLIALITSTLILCLFRRLHCTRNYIHVNLFVSFILRAVAVLVKDSVIFSHNENTDCSTQPSLVGCKVSLVMFNYFIMANFFWLLVEGLYLHTLLLVTYAYTHLAVYLAIGWGLPSVFLVVWVFCRIYLEDTGCWERNDIPTPWRVINWPIMASVIINFVLFISIIRILVQKLRCSDMGGNDQSQYRRLAKSTLLLIPLFGVNYMVFVYLVETESDGMEEYKILFDLVLGSFQGLMVAILYCFLNTEVQGELKLKWRSVSLKRYMWRDYRLHRGSISHNGTDNSTHFQRNSRAQSILQTETTSL
- the LOC139583507 gene encoding vasoactive intestinal polypeptide receptor 2-like isoform X3, giving the protein MERSRVGLLFLALCLLRVKVSGRNPTCHFLWELQRAELVCHYELKKQSMEPAGCGGLWDNISCWAPAAVGEVVTLSCPPALTHLFGRQGNISRNCTEAGWSDVYPSLSTVCWSSDNKPNMLLFYSVVKTLYTLGHSLSLIALITSTLILCLFRRLHCTRNYIHVNLFVSFILRAVAVLVKDSVIFSHNENTDCSTQPSLVGCKVSLVMFNYFIMANFFWLLVEGLYLHTLLLVTYAYTHLAVYLAIGWGLPSVFLVVWVFCRIYLEDTGCWERNDIPTPWRVINWPIMASVIINFVLFISIIRILVQKLRCSDMGGNDQSQYRYSLNNQSQYRRLAKSTLLLIPLFGVNYMVFVYLVETESDGMEEYKILFDLVLGSFQGLMVAILYCFLNTEVQGELKLKWRSVSLKRYMWRDYRLHRGSISHNGTDNSTHFQRNSRAQSILQTETTSL
- the LOC139583507 gene encoding vasoactive intestinal polypeptide receptor 2-like isoform X1, whose product is MSSAKCDKTPRCAWTFRSTTCSCAPCNHGAVTGRSAVPRALPFTCVSGRNPTCHFLWELQRAELVCHYELKKQSMEPAGCGGLWDNISCWAPAAVGEVVTLSCPPALTHLFGRQGNISRNCTEAGWSDVYPSLSTVCWSSDNKPNMLLFYSVVKTLYTLGHSLSLIALITSTLILCLFRRLHCTRNYIHVNLFVSFILRAVAVLVKDSVIFSHNENTDCSTQPSLVGCKVSLVMFNYFIMANFFWLLVEGLYLHTLLLVTYAYTHLAVYLAIGWGLPSVFLVVWVFCRIYLEDTGCWERNDIPTPWRVINWPIMASVIINFVLFISIIRILVQKLRCSDMGGNDQSQYRYSLNNQSQYRRLAKSTLLLIPLFGVNYMVFVYLVETESDGMEEYKILFDLVLGSFQGLMVAILYCFLNTEVQGELKLKWRSVSLKRYMWRDYRLHRGSISHNGTDNSTHFQRNSRAQSILQTETTSL